Genomic segment of Mauremys reevesii isolate NIE-2019 unplaced genomic scaffold, ASM1616193v1 Contig2, whole genome shotgun sequence:
cccaccccagctgcccccacaCTGAGGAATGAGACATTTCCATTGACTAACTGGTTTATTTAGTTTCATACAGAGCCAGACTCCCCACAGGCCGCAGCCACCACAGCACCAGGCTTCTTAGAGGCTATATTGGAGTCCCCAGAGGTTGTGGGTGCCATGGCAACAGCACCAGACTCCCCCAAGGCAACATCAACAGCACCCATCCGGTATCCTCTGTGGTAGCGCTTGGTGGAGCAGTAGCAACCCAGGATTCCCAGGAAGACAAAGAGTGAGCACAGCACTGCGATGGCCAGGGTGGTAACAGAGAAGGGGAGCTGCAGCCCTGTGGGAAAGAAATACAGAGCAGTGCTCAGGAGAGAGGCTGTGAGGACATGTGGTCAAAGCAGCCTGGTTCCAACAGGCCTCCCAGCTGTTCTCCACCAGGGAATGGTGGCTGCTGCCTAAAGCCATCAACCcttgtgtgtggggaagggaagggggaaaaaaaagatgccCAGGAAGGCTCATTTTTCCACCCCCTCCTGGACACTGTTTGTGGGACATGGTGGCTTGGCTCCATTTCTATTTGGGGGAGAAAAACTGACTCCTGCTCTCCCTATACCCCAGATTTCCAGGATATGGGTCCTGCAGCCAATGGCAGCAACCCCATTAGTCACCTAATCAGTTCTGCCAATTGACGAGACAATAAGGAGTTGACCAGACTGCTCATGGCTACACTGAGCAACAGACACCCACTGACAGATGGGTCATGGGAGTCTCACTCCAGTCAGCTCCACCATCCCATGACAGAGGGCAGATCAGAGCACTCACTCACCCGAAGAATCCTTTGTGTCCCCTCTCACAATGGGGTTCACAGCCCGATTGGGAGAGAACAGGACAGGGTGGATGGCTTTAGGGGTGCTGGAGATGGGCACAGTGGAAGAGAGCTCAACAGCCCCTGCTGTGGCAGAAGTGGGCTCTGTAGAAGCTAATGTGAGGGGGCTGAAGCCCAGTGTAATGAAGGAATTGGTGGCCAGCTTGATGGGGCCGAGCTGGAGGTCTGCTTCTCCCAGGagtcctgcagagagagagagagcgtgcgcGCAGCCAGTCTGGGAGCAGATGCAGGAtgcctctcccccctcctcccaccatgcCAATGCCCACCAGCAATCAGCACAGGGTCTGGTGGGGTGGAAGCCACATGTGCAGCAAGCCAGATGATCTATCCAGCCCCCATATCAGAAGCAGCTGGGCTCAGCTGACAGCCAGATGGGAGCTTAGTCTCATGGGCAAGAAAGGAAGCAGCTCTCCACTCCCCTAAATGTTAGAAAGGGCCACATGCCCCTAGAGCAGCCACTGCTCTGTTGCCAAGGCAGAGCAGTCTGAGCGGCAGGGCACAGAGACTGGAGGATCCCAGGGAGACATTAgcccagccagcctctccagcccACCAAGGAATGGCAGAAGCCAGGCAAGCTCCTCTAGCTGGACTGTGGGGGCGTTTCAAGGCAGGGGCAAGGTTACCTTCCCTGTCCTGAGGCAGATGCCGGCGCCGCCTCCTGCTCCCACAGCCAGCAGGGGAAGCACAGCAGGAGCAGTTGCCTCCTTCATGGGAGTGCCAGGCTGCAGTGGCTGGGTCATAGGAGCAGGCCTTGTTGTGCTGGTTGgcagggccagcagccactgcctTCAGGTGGCACAGGAGGTAGATCTGAAAACATGAGAGATGTCACAGCTAGGTATGGTTCTGTATGGGATGCAGGGAGAGCCCAGAACTCAACTCTGTGGGGTCAGGCGGAGGGACCCCTCTCAccattgtgaaagtagaatgaattatattgtaaaaataagaatggattaaagaaatgttgatgtacctttaagcagaaataaattttgaaatacaggtgccaggaaaagaaacatgaggcataaacaatggtgctaatggcaaaacattaacagaagattggtaatagtaaggaaataagatatgcatgcctagcccaggtaaacttagattctgcttcctttgttatcttatgttctcgcccttttatctgtataaggGTTTGTGTCTTACATATTAATGTAAGCACCATGcaagttctaagaatctaaaccagcacatctggtttgtaaaactcctgttttgtaggtgtgaGATAAATTGGTTGTGTTTTTATTTAATGCCAccaaaaattcatttgactctttaattcaaagttgcaaaactgataAACCCTTTTGCAAAAAACAAGTAATTAGtggtgtttggctttgggatttagcctttaacccttaaggggtaacttgattctttataaaatttaaaatgtttttaaataaaaacaagtcatggctgcaatagggcagtcaaaatcaggagactagggagagattctgcagtctttgttggttggtttttttgtaaaaatgcagataaaagctgtagtgaaagaataaaaaattaacagtgcccctctgaagcaacagcagaggtgaggtgcacaaaacaaaaagcaatgttaaaaacactgatcCTTAAAATGGCTTTGTGTAATCAGACtcactttgataagggtacataaaAACTAAGAACAAGAAAGTTACACCTTAAAAaaattagccatatcaatttttacataaagttatagtatagaaggaatgtgcattttccctaggacatgtgcagtgtacattgtagaaaggggtaaaaaatgcaaatgaaacatTGCTAAATTTTTTAATTCATTAAGGCTCCAAGAAGAGCCACAATaggctgttttctttttcagatctgtttgTTAAGACcatctgagctctgctgatggctttgaatccaaaaagccaagcctgtgttgatgcaagttacctaactgataaagaaaggtgagaactgccagcacaaaagaagctGCAAATAAGAAACATAcctgatgcttctcagctattacctgtgcagaaacttaaagcttaacacagcaggaaaaacgttacaaacttggtctgctatataagaggaaaaactaaggtacaccacctcatggaTTTAATGACTAAACAGTgggataatttccccataacccttaaaaagtagaagccattaaaacctggcctgcctatagaacaaaaacacaggaaaatatgggggtaattcctttgttttgcctgcaatcagcaagggtatttgtaaaagaacagAATCTTTAAGCAATAATCAATGCCACcccaaaaggggtagaaaaatgttatttttgtctttcagaaaaagctaataccagctacagaacaacctattacaaaaacaaatgaaggtaaaaacaaaaagtcatactgtgatagctatggaatgtactgaaatgcagatatttagaacacaagatgttttgggtaatatcagagaatattaaggttgatacatctgttaaagcaaagaaaaagataaaTTGTTTAATACTTATCAATATAAATGGATGCAGTATGTCGCCAGTACAGtgagacaaaatttgttaagtgaagaaattgttaaaattgcacaacaggctctggaagcaaagatatggaaagttagcccactccccagattgcacctgggatccttctggctaccccagacctcaagccagtgggctggtgaggaagggaaactattggacactagaggttgtaccaagtggactcctcaaaagtgagtatgcttatccatgcctgttgctccaaagccctgtagtaaagacatctcactagaatcctgtatgtgggataagaTGAATTATGAGACCAATGTGTATGTATTATTCTTGGggaaaagtgttttaaaaggataaaagtgttagcaacccaccagaagacaaatgtaaatgtaatgtaagtactgtttACTAGTAAcaacatttactatttgccacaacaacaagtctcagcttactgtaagcactgatttagctgagttctcttaTCAGTCTTGGCATTAAATGGCAAAAAAAGTTACCAATCTGTTAAAGGTAAAAAGGAACATAGTTCCTAGGAAAAATAAAGTGGGAAATggaaccattcatattatacaCACAAATGGGGACATGTTAAGAATTGTCACTGCAGAAAGACATAACAGCTTACCATTGGTATAACATTTTCTGAATAGTCTCAACTGGCATACTaatactacccctaattgtttttggttttaaattgtatgtcttTAATTGAAGTGTTTGAAATATGCTgttggataaaacaaatgtatgcaaagctaaagccacaggcccaaatcacctcccattATTTTCTATTACACAGActaaataagaagtgacactggcgattaataatcttagtgtcaaaagggggatatgtaggaacTGGATTTTATagtgtactatgagaattaatgtatgatttgatttcatcctgtcagccaccctttttggaatagcagaaaggaatgagaccagaacaatccttataaATGATTATGGCcaaccttttgttttaggatgtattataatgtctactatggtttcctatatgtatagGAAATTAGGCACTccagttaaatatacatttttgttttaagatttagttagtaagagacaggattctctattgtggctatgttaagtaaattaaagaaacattgaaggcctgggtctcaatgtaaattgtcttggttattaattgtgaaccttagcaaggtttaatttgcaatgcctttttgcttgatataaaatactgctgtttgtattctcaacCTGTTTGTGTTAATGAGAAATGTATACATCAGGGAAAGATAAgatgtgaaggccattgttatagccagagtcaaggaaagaagcaaagagacttaaaaaaataaagaatcaggtactgcttttttttttctttttttttttgaaaaaaatggtaTTTATTAGGTTGTATGGcctttttttggttaaaaatattttcaaatgcaaTAATGAGTCATTTCTACTTTTCTGATCGGTCACAGATACACAAGGCatagttaaaatatttaaaaagactaCACTTTAAATCCATGTCATATTGCTAAAACATCCATATCAACTCCTGATCTTAGAAGCTTGTGTTAGAATAAATAACTCTCTCCCCAGTCATGAGCTATTTTGCCCATCTTGTGGGTGAAAGGTCTCGCAAATTTCAGCAATGTAGGAGGTATATCCTGGTTACTTCACTAATTCACAAACTTGTCAGAcagctgttaaacagctgttaaactgtctggcattgcaGCAGAGTGGATATATGCTTTgcagtgtaagaatgcaccacacCCAGCAAACCAATCACCACCTCAGGACcatgcagagtcaattttgactccagaagacgacgtagaggaacagcctgcaataccttacaatctacgctcttgtaagggttgccagaagcagacgatgACCTATAGCAAGGCCCAAGAAgcagcagtagtgagcctagcgcctgctggaCATAAAACCGTGACTGTgattccctcagttgaggttgtcagaaccagaagggccctgcctccaacatgcgcctctggtggcacctgttcctcagctgctggtgtcttaaggtctggggaaTCCACAATggcaattcttttatccagcagcaagtgtggatagctcagacccttaatatttctaaatactggatctgcagccacatcccagcccactctcaaactggtgTTCCTgccctggctatcccactcaattcctcagacctcactggaggaccttgtccgtttaacacaatatggaacagcaatgacacctgggaagagactattggcagttcctttatcccacttgggggagtaatacaccatgaaaaaaggctcctgaggttacaagaagtagttaaaataatggcaaataaaattggagaaagtttagaagccctggccaaagaaacaggggcgatcTGACAGATGGCCTTCCAAAACCATCAGGCATTGACCATAGTGCTGGCAGCCAAAGGAGGGTACTGTGTTCTCATTGGAAAACActaatgaggtaatagatcgcgctagccacttagaacaaatcgcatatcttccccataaaGAGCCACTTCCATACAGAACTCtgctaagtaacctgttcaatttctctggcataagaaactggttgtttcagggagccctgactatcctgtttggcatcctaataatttttgtatgttttcagtcagtctcctgttgtatccaaaattgtgtaaggcatgccaccgaggtgactgccccagaacagaaTGCTAATAGGATGATTTTGAATATCACTGATCAAGaaataaagaacggttaatatgtggaacccagtaaaatGCTGGTCATGGCaaaagcttgaccaaaaggagggattgtgaaagtagaatgaattatactgtaaaaataagaatggattaaagaagtgttgtatgtacctttaagcagaaataagaaatgtgaaatacaggtgccaggaaaagaaacacgaggcataaacaatggtgctaatggcaaaacattaacagaagatccgtaatagttagtaaggaaataagataggcatgcctagcccaggtaaacttatcagattctgcttcctttgttatcttgttacgttctcacccttttatctgcaTAAATGAGAGtttgtcttgcatggtgctcacattatctgggtgttattaccaaagcgctgtgctaataaaacagagtggtgtgacaaactgagtcctgagtctaactttgacaccatACAGCAGCTATTCTGCCCCACATCTCTGTCCATCCATATCTCTAGGACAGAAGACAAGAGAGCTCATCTCATCTCCTTGCAGGGCCCTGTGGGAGAGTCCCTCATGGAGATGGCAGCCATGACACCCACCCCATACAGGGAAGTCTGCCTTTCCAGGTGGCTCAGCCCCCCCCTGTACTGACCTGGCTGTTGGAAGCACCGGTGAAGACAAACGTGTCCAGCTGGAAACGGAGGAACTGGTCGCCTCGTGGGGCAAGGAAGCGAGAGCGGCTATGCTGCCCATCCACAAGGCACctgtagggaggagggggttaCCCACCCAGCCACCTCAGTGCCATGAGTGGTCATCATCCTGGTTCCCAGACTGTCCACATGGGACCTGAGAAACAGCTTAAGCAGGGTCTCACCCAGATCCCAGGGGTGAGGAGACAAGGAATCGTGGGGATTTGGGGCAATGGTGGAGCAGCCAGCAGCCTGCTGAGTAGCCTGGAGATACAAGTTGTACAGACCATTACTCATAACGAGGGCCCTACCAAACTCATGGACATGAAAAACAAGTCATGGACTGAAATTTggcctccccccatgaaatctggtcttttgtgcttttaccctatactatacagtgGTCACAGGGGAGGCCAGTGTTtatcaaattgggggtcctgcaAGGGGGTCACAAGATTTTAGGGGgctcatggtattgccacccttacttctttgctgccttcagatctgggcagccagagagcagtggctgttggccaggcacccagctctgaaggcagcacctcaccagcagcagcacagaagtaagggtagtagGCAGGGTTGAGACGCTGCCTACAATAACCTTTTgatctcccaccctccaaactccttttgggtcaggatccctgcagttacaacactgaaatttcagatttaaatagctgaaataatgaaattttaggattttttaaatcctaaaactgaaattgaccaaaatggaccctgaatttggtagggccctactaataACCTAGAAGGCCCACCATCCACTTCCCTCCATGGGCCAGTGCTGCCTAGTCCTGCTAGATAAAATGATGCTTTGGTACCAGACACTAAAGCCCATTCAGAGTCTTCTGCCCCAGACACTCACCCGTGGTCTGTGATGACCTCATATTTTATGGAAGATGCTGCACTTGGCTGTGCCACACACTCATCCACATAGATCCTCAGAGGTGCATGGCTGCCAGTTCTCACAGATGCCTGGATGTTTATCAGGTCACCAAGGTAGTAAGTggggtcagacagaggggatgaCCAGGTACCTGAGGACAAAGAAGATTGGGGGATGACACTCACCTGAACCCTCCTTGTTCCTACCTAGctggcactgcccccaccccaccccctgaacACACTAGCAAGGAGTCTGCCAGGGAGAGAGGCATGTAAGGCAGGAGAGATCAGCAAGAAAACAGGAGGATTGAGGGTGGCATCAACAGATCTGTGGGAGGGGGAACCCAAGGCTAGAATAGGGGCGGTAAGGTGGGACTGAGGGGTACTAACAGCTGGAATATGAGAGGGCTATGGGTCAAGGTAAGGGGAGCTCAGGGATGAGAGAAAGGGGTgttggcagggctgggagagaacAGGACTGAGGTACATTAACCAAACTTGGGGTGCCCCCACTTCCCCCTTTTTGTGAACAGTTTAGGTAGTATCTGCATGGGCAATAAAGTCCCTTCTTAACCCATCCCCTGGAGACAAGCCTGGCTAGGGGGATCCGAGGCCAGCCTGCCATTTAGCCATAGACTGGGTGGGATCCCTGGAGACTCCCAAGtgcgcccccccccaaaaaaaatacaCCAGCACTCACTGTCATATACATCTAGGGCAAAGTCCAGGCGCCGTCTGTGCATTAGGGTGGAGCTGAAGGGGACCCAGGTGGGCTGGAGGCCCAAGGAAGAGACAttaccagtcctggaacagagacgACAATCACTACCTCttccacacacccaggatctcctgttgtGTGGTGGCACATGGCTCTCCCCTTTGGAGGTATCCTGGCAGCCATTGTGtagtgtgcgcgcacacacaccccacccccagcaggacTCTGCAGTTACACATCATagcatctagagcagtggttctcaaacttgtactggggacccctttcacatagcaagcctctgagtgcaacttcCCCCTtataattaaaaacatatttaaacaccattataaaatgctggaggcaaagggaggtttgg
This window contains:
- the LOC120393442 gene encoding zona pellucida sperm-binding protein 3-like isoform X1; its protein translation is MGAPVGCWALLLLVTGAWAQNASVLVVCGSSQLQITVLADLFGNGVTVSARELTLGAGCAVTAVGPDRFQLEYLLSACGATMELLPDTIHYRNFLHYRPSAVRGVIRASAISLPIDCFYPRTGNVSSLGLQPTWVPFSSTLMHRRRLDFALDVYDSTWSSPLSDPTYYLGDLINIQASVRTGSHAPLRIYVDECVAQPSAASSIKYEVITDHGCLVDGQHSRSRFLAPRGDQFLRFQLDTFVFTGASNSQIYLLCHLKAVAAGPANQHNKACSYDPATAAWHSHEGGNCSCCASPAGCGSRRRRRHLPQDREGLLGEADLQLGPIKLATNSFITLGFSPLTLASTEPTSATAGAVELSSTVPISSTPKAIHPVLFSPNRAVNPIVRGDTKDSSGLQLPFSVTTLAIAVLCSLFVFLGILGCYCSTKRYHRGYRMGAVDVALGESGAVAMAPTTSGDSNIASKKPGAVVAAACGESGSV
- the LOC120393442 gene encoding zona pellucida sperm-binding protein 3-like isoform X2 — its product is MLQLLPDTIHYRNFLHYRPSAVRGVIRASAISLPIDCFYPRTGNVSSLGLQPTWVPFSSTLMHRRRLDFALDVYDSTWSSPLSDPTYYLGDLINIQASVRTGSHAPLRIYVDECVAQPSAASSIKYEVITDHGCLVDGQHSRSRFLAPRGDQFLRFQLDTFVFTGASNSQIYLLCHLKAVAAGPANQHNKACSYDPATAAWHSHEGGNCSCCASPAGCGSRRRRRHLPQDREGLLGEADLQLGPIKLATNSFITLGFSPLTLASTEPTSATAGAVELSSTVPISSTPKAIHPVLFSPNRAVNPIVRGDTKDSSGLQLPFSVTTLAIAVLCSLFVFLGILGCYCSTKRYHRGYRMGAVDVALGESGAVAMAPTTSGDSNIASKKPGAVVAAACGESGSV